The following proteins come from a genomic window of Pyxidicoccus sp. MSG2:
- the pdxA gene encoding 4-hydroxythreonine-4-phosphate dehydrogenase PdxA, protein MSLPLVGISLGDVSGIGPEVTASALALASVRKVLVPVVFGDGPTLEHFPVFRRYARVTPEGLGRVDGPTVVEVTRLAQKDRTPGRPSKAGGRAQYDYVTAAIEAMRAGHVDALCTAPVSKEQISRAGIPFMGHTEVLADAFGVDVLMMMDGPRVRIALATNHVPVAKLPKLLTVEGLTAQLKLLSRSLEPVVGRRPRIAVLGLNPHAGEGGLLGREEVEVIGPAIRKARAAKVDAHGPVPADGLFARPDEIAGKYDAVLAMYHDQGLIPAKALDFERTVNVTLGLPVPRTSPDHGTAYAIAGKGEASCVPMMEALLKAAQLAKAGARGARRGPPRPSRGR, encoded by the coding sequence GTGAGCCTTCCTCTCGTCGGCATCTCCCTGGGTGACGTGTCGGGCATCGGGCCGGAGGTGACGGCCTCGGCCCTGGCGCTCGCCTCCGTGCGCAAGGTCCTCGTCCCCGTCGTCTTCGGGGACGGGCCCACCCTGGAGCACTTCCCCGTCTTCCGCCGCTATGCGCGCGTGACGCCGGAAGGCCTGGGCCGCGTGGATGGCCCCACCGTGGTGGAGGTGACGCGGCTGGCCCAGAAGGACCGCACGCCGGGGCGCCCCTCCAAGGCGGGAGGCCGCGCTCAGTACGACTACGTGACGGCGGCGATTGAAGCGATGCGCGCGGGACACGTGGACGCGCTGTGCACGGCGCCGGTGTCGAAGGAGCAGATTTCGCGCGCGGGCATTCCCTTCATGGGCCACACGGAGGTGCTGGCCGATGCCTTCGGCGTGGACGTGCTGATGATGATGGACGGGCCGCGCGTGCGGATTGCGCTCGCCACCAACCACGTGCCCGTGGCGAAGCTGCCGAAGCTGCTCACCGTGGAGGGACTCACCGCGCAGCTCAAGCTGCTGTCACGCAGCCTGGAGCCGGTGGTGGGCCGGCGCCCGCGCATCGCCGTGCTGGGGCTCAACCCGCACGCGGGCGAGGGCGGACTCCTGGGACGCGAGGAGGTGGAGGTGATTGGCCCCGCCATCCGCAAGGCCCGCGCGGCGAAGGTGGACGCGCACGGGCCGGTGCCCGCGGATGGACTGTTCGCGCGGCCGGATGAGATTGCTGGGAAGTACGACGCGGTGCTGGCCATGTACCACGACCAGGGCCTCATCCCCGCCAAGGCGCTGGACTTCGAGCGCACCGTGAATGTGACGCTGGGACTGCCGGTGCCGCGCACGTCGCCGGACCACGGCACCGCGTATGCGATTGCCGGGAAGGGTGAGGCGAGCTGCGTACCCATGATGGAAGCGCTGCTCAAGGCAGCGCAGTTGGCGAAGGCAGGCGCGCGAGGTGCTCGGCGAGGTCCTCCCCGTCCTTCTCGGGGTCGATGA
- a CDS encoding alpha/beta fold hydrolase: MADLFSRTVARGKEGLLTLSFRPDELYRVPTDDGAAIAMGRYHPRGERRFAEPVILCHGLGANRFHLDFDEQYSMARYLARAGFEAWVLELRGRGLAGDCTDFNFDDQAEHDVRTAVRTVLSTGAKEVLWVGHSKGGLTLYAHLAKNPEAPVRAAAVLGSPFTFAVQPGLRTFIQKVEPLLQLKVIPTGRVTSLALFGAPPGPLSRYMMLAENMEPDVVRKALANVPANVSGGVGRQFARWISTNRFTSYDGGFDYRESLSRVRIPFLLLAGSKDLLAPPMAVARAKEALGGPVKFLVAGRAHGFGADYGHADLILGRKAPDEIFPLVEAFLSAHATRS; this comes from the coding sequence ATGGCGGACCTCTTCTCGCGGACGGTGGCCCGCGGCAAGGAGGGGCTGCTGACGCTGAGCTTCCGGCCGGACGAGCTGTACCGGGTGCCCACGGACGACGGCGCCGCCATCGCCATGGGGCGCTACCACCCGAGAGGAGAACGGCGCTTCGCGGAGCCCGTCATCCTCTGCCACGGGCTGGGCGCCAACCGCTTCCACCTGGACTTCGACGAGCAGTACAGCATGGCGCGCTACCTGGCCCGCGCGGGCTTCGAGGCGTGGGTGCTGGAGCTGCGCGGCCGGGGGCTGGCGGGCGACTGCACGGACTTCAATTTTGATGACCAGGCGGAACACGACGTTCGCACCGCGGTGCGAACCGTCCTGTCCACAGGGGCGAAGGAAGTGCTCTGGGTCGGTCATTCCAAGGGAGGACTGACCCTCTACGCGCACCTGGCGAAGAACCCGGAGGCCCCGGTGCGCGCGGCGGCCGTGCTGGGCAGCCCGTTCACCTTCGCGGTGCAGCCGGGGCTGCGCACCTTCATCCAGAAGGTGGAGCCGCTGTTGCAACTGAAGGTCATCCCCACCGGACGGGTGACGAGCCTCGCCCTCTTCGGGGCACCGCCGGGGCCGCTCAGCCGGTACATGATGCTGGCGGAGAACATGGAGCCGGACGTGGTGCGCAAGGCGCTGGCCAACGTGCCCGCCAACGTGTCCGGCGGCGTGGGGCGCCAGTTCGCCCGCTGGATTTCCACCAACCGCTTCACCTCGTATGACGGCGGCTTCGACTACCGCGAGTCCCTGTCCCGGGTGCGCATCCCCTTCCTGCTGCTGGCCGGGAGCAAGGATTTGCTCGCCCCGCCCATGGCGGTGGCGCGCGCGAAGGAGGCGCTGGGTGGGCCGGTGAAGTTCCTCGTCGCGGGCCGGGCGCATGGCTTCGGGGCGGACTACGGGCACGCGGACCTCATCCTCGGCCGCAAGGCCCCGGACGAAATCTTCCCCCTGGTGGAGGCGTTCCTCTCCGCGCACGCGACCCGGTCGTGA
- a CDS encoding peptidylprolyl isomerase, translated as MKKLVAVIAAAALFGGGTAARAEMVDRVAAVVNRDIIALSEVQQRVAPELSRINNPDPKKRAEQRAFLMKTALDTLIGEKLMEGEITQLGITATEAEVDELVADVRQQNNITEPAQFEQLLAGEGLTMAAYRDMLRKRILRDRLLRVKIGPKVKVTEEDLKAAYAQFARMESEDSEVHARHILVQVDPKATPEQVEAARKKAEAIAVEARRPGMDFSALARARSEGPSASDGGDLGWFKRGVMVPAFEKVAFTLKEGEVSEPVRTNFGWHVLKVEEKRAVAATSYEEMRPKLEAKLYQEKTDKFLEQYVAELRSKASVEVKM; from the coding sequence ATGAAGAAGCTGGTGGCGGTCATCGCGGCGGCGGCGCTCTTCGGGGGCGGCACGGCGGCACGCGCGGAGATGGTGGACAGGGTGGCCGCGGTGGTGAACCGCGACATCATCGCGCTGTCCGAGGTGCAGCAACGCGTGGCCCCGGAGCTGTCGCGCATCAACAACCCGGACCCCAAGAAGCGCGCCGAGCAGCGGGCCTTTCTGATGAAGACGGCCCTGGACACCCTCATCGGCGAGAAGCTGATGGAGGGGGAGATTACCCAGCTCGGCATCACCGCCACCGAGGCCGAGGTGGACGAGCTCGTCGCCGACGTGCGCCAGCAGAACAACATCACCGAGCCGGCGCAGTTCGAGCAGCTCCTGGCGGGCGAGGGCCTCACCATGGCCGCCTACCGGGACATGCTGCGCAAGCGCATCCTGAGAGACCGGCTGCTGCGCGTGAAGATTGGCCCCAAGGTGAAGGTCACCGAGGAGGACTTGAAGGCCGCCTACGCGCAGTTCGCGCGCATGGAGAGCGAGGACTCCGAGGTGCACGCGCGCCACATCCTGGTGCAGGTGGACCCCAAGGCCACGCCGGAGCAGGTGGAGGCCGCGCGCAAGAAGGCGGAGGCCATCGCCGTGGAGGCGCGGCGGCCGGGCATGGACTTCTCCGCCCTGGCGCGCGCGCGCAGCGAGGGCCCCAGCGCGTCCGACGGTGGAGACCTGGGCTGGTTCAAGCGCGGCGTCATGGTGCCCGCCTTCGAGAAGGTGGCCTTCACCCTCAAGGAGGGCGAGGTCAGCGAGCCGGTGCGCACCAACTTCGGCTGGCACGTGCTGAAGGTGGAGGAGAAGCGCGCGGTGGCGGCCACCTCCTACGAGGAGATGCGCCCGAAGCTGGAGGCGAAGCTGTACCAGGAGAAGACGGACAAGTTCCTGGAGCAGTACGTCGCCGAGCTTCGCTCGAAGGCCAGCGTCGAAGTGAAGATGTAG
- a CDS encoding peptidylprolyl isomerase, with amino-acid sequence MRLHPTRALFVPLALLFALGPGLACNKPPKEDPDASVVASVNGEVLSRADFEQELWRELASTEAPQRTPEEVEPFKRTLLDTCIHRMLLLQAARGNNLTVTPEEVDRGVLRLSGDYPAGNFNEVLAQGRLSMAELRERETSRLTIEKLFANHVYSRVAVTEEELRAYYAANEAEFNEAEQVHAAQMVVKGLDDARKLQVQLKSGKKFADLARRYSLSADGKVGGDLGFFPRGQMPPAFDEVVFKLPVGQVSDVVSTEYGYHLFRVLERKPARKREFAEVRQLVEAKLLERKRTEAQEAFEKELREKAQVQVNEATLQAIRGKPAPQAAAK; translated from the coding sequence ATGCGCCTTCATCCCACCCGTGCGCTCTTCGTCCCACTCGCCCTGCTGTTCGCCCTGGGGCCGGGACTGGCCTGCAACAAGCCGCCGAAGGAGGACCCCGACGCCTCGGTGGTCGCCAGCGTCAATGGCGAGGTGCTCAGCCGCGCCGACTTCGAGCAGGAGCTGTGGCGCGAGCTGGCCTCCACGGAAGCACCGCAGCGCACGCCCGAGGAGGTGGAGCCCTTCAAGCGGACGCTGCTCGACACCTGCATCCACCGGATGCTGCTGCTCCAGGCGGCGCGGGGCAACAACCTCACCGTCACCCCCGAGGAGGTGGACCGGGGCGTGCTGCGGCTGTCCGGCGACTACCCCGCGGGCAACTTCAACGAGGTGCTCGCCCAGGGGCGGCTGTCCATGGCGGAGCTGCGCGAGCGGGAGACGAGCCGGCTGACGATTGAGAAGCTGTTCGCCAACCACGTCTACTCGCGCGTGGCGGTGACGGAGGAGGAATTGCGCGCGTACTACGCCGCCAACGAGGCGGAGTTCAACGAGGCGGAGCAGGTCCACGCCGCGCAGATGGTGGTGAAGGGCCTGGACGACGCGCGCAAGCTCCAGGTGCAGCTCAAGTCGGGCAAGAAGTTCGCCGACCTGGCCCGCCGGTATTCCCTCAGCGCGGACGGCAAGGTGGGGGGGGACCTCGGCTTCTTCCCCCGCGGGCAGATGCCCCCGGCCTTCGACGAGGTGGTATTCAAGCTCCCCGTGGGGCAGGTTTCGGATGTGGTCTCCACCGAATACGGCTACCACCTGTTCCGCGTGCTGGAGCGCAAGCCGGCACGCAAGCGGGAGTTCGCCGAGGTGCGGCAGTTGGTGGAAGCGAAGCTGCTGGAGAGGAAGCGCACGGAGGCACAGGAGGCGTTCGAGAAGGAGCTGCGCGAGAAGGCGCAGGTCCAGGTGAACGAAGCCACCCTGCAGGCCATCCGCGGGAAGCCGGCGCCGCAAGCGGCGGCGAAGTGA
- a CDS encoding GIY-YIG nuclease family protein → MLRCCDGTLYTGATNNLERRLATHGRGRGAAYTRARLPVTLVWSESVGDRGSALRREAAIKRLSRGDKLLLVATRRKPPARRRK, encoded by the coding sequence ATGCTGCGCTGTTGCGACGGCACGCTGTACACCGGCGCCACCAACAATCTGGAGCGCCGGCTGGCCACCCACGGGCGGGGCCGAGGCGCCGCCTATACGCGAGCCCGCCTCCCCGTCACCCTGGTGTGGAGCGAGTCCGTCGGGGACCGGGGCTCGGCCCTGCGCCGCGAGGCCGCCATCAAGCGCCTGTCCCGGGGGGACAAGCTGCTGCTGGTCGCCACCCGCCGGAAGCCGCCCGCGCGCCGCCGGAAGTGA
- a CDS encoding CBS domain-containing protein — MAGGRCMRQNRAFKEALSSFIATVFPTDTLLRALREMERHQVRMLGVVGEGGGLLGLVSEAHILAAWGEDPLSPVSRVMARVKPPPRERPRLRLLRFQLHLPRLRRKSRGPVAPAPGKG; from the coding sequence ATGGCGGGAGGACGCTGTATGAGGCAAAACCGGGCTTTCAAGGAAGCGTTGTCCTCCTTCATCGCCACCGTTTTTCCCACAGATACCCTCCTGCGTGCCCTTCGCGAGATGGAGCGGCACCAGGTGCGGATGTTGGGGGTGGTGGGTGAGGGGGGGGGGTTGTTGGGACTGGTGAGCGAGGCGCACATCCTCGCGGCGTGGGGGGAGGATCCACTCTCGCCAGTCTCCCGGGTCATGGCGAGGGTGAAGCCGCCGCCCCGGGAGCGGCCGCGCCTGCGGCTGTTGAGGTTCCAGTTGCACCTGCCACGGCTGCGCCGGAAGTCGCGCGGCCCCGTGGCTCCGGCACCCGGGAAGGGGTAG
- a CDS encoding radical SAM protein codes for MPAARPHIEPRLVPTADSVVVKEVYLSVQGESSHAGLLCAFVRLTGCHLRCTYCDSEFAFHGGQRRKNADIVAEVKALNTPSVEVTGGEPLLQPGVYPLMQGLLDAGLKVLLETSGAIDVRLVPPAVHKIVDMKTPSSGEHSRNDYRNFTSMNANDELKFVIGSREDYDWSKALIAEHRLLQKPYGILFSTVFDKLHPRQLAEWVIEDRLAVRFQLQMHKYLWDPNARGV; via the coding sequence ATGCCCGCCGCGCGCCCGCACATCGAGCCCCGCCTCGTCCCCACCGCCGACTCGGTGGTGGTGAAGGAGGTCTACCTCTCCGTCCAGGGCGAGTCCTCCCACGCCGGCCTGCTCTGCGCCTTCGTCCGTCTCACCGGCTGCCACCTGCGCTGCACGTACTGCGACAGCGAGTTCGCCTTCCACGGCGGCCAGCGCCGGAAGAACGCGGACATCGTCGCCGAGGTGAAGGCCCTCAACACCCCCAGCGTGGAAGTCACCGGCGGTGAGCCCCTCCTCCAGCCCGGCGTCTACCCGCTCATGCAGGGCCTGCTCGACGCCGGTCTCAAGGTGCTGCTGGAGACGAGCGGCGCCATCGACGTGCGGCTCGTGCCCCCGGCCGTCCACAAAATCGTGGACATGAAGACGCCCTCCTCGGGCGAGCACTCGCGCAACGACTACCGCAACTTCACGTCGATGAACGCCAACGACGAATTGAAGTTCGTCATCGGCTCGCGCGAGGACTACGACTGGTCCAAGGCGCTCATCGCCGAGCACCGCCTGCTGCAGAAGCCCTACGGCATCCTCTTCTCCACCGTCTTCGACAAGCTCCACCCGCGCCAGCTCGCCGAGTGGGTCATCGAGGACAGGCTCGCCGTCCGCTTCCAGCTCCAGATGCACAAGTACCTCTGGGACCCGAACGCGCGCGGCGTGTGA
- a CDS encoding (2Fe-2S) ferredoxin domain-containing protein, producing MPPQEPEPTELHVCHRCLVRLDASAGGVDLPRRLKETLSAHGLAGSTVVIPSGCLGYCPMGRVSVLVLPGSGTGAHVQLIDPEKDGEDLAEHLARLPSPTALP from the coding sequence ATGCCGCCGCAGGAGCCCGAGCCCACGGAGCTGCACGTCTGCCACCGCTGCCTGGTGCGCCTGGACGCGAGCGCCGGGGGCGTGGACCTGCCGCGCCGGCTCAAGGAAACCCTCTCCGCGCACGGCCTCGCCGGAAGCACGGTGGTGATTCCCTCCGGCTGTCTGGGCTACTGCCCGATGGGGCGCGTCAGCGTGCTGGTGCTCCCGGGCAGCGGCACCGGTGCGCACGTGCAGCTCATCGACCCCGAGAAGGACGGGGAGGACCTCGCCGAGCACCTCGCGCGCCTGCCTTCGCCAACTGCGCTGCCTTGA
- a CDS encoding polysaccharide deacetylase family protein, with the protein MSLSRREFVTQTAVAGAAIAATSVASPRPTPRARKAEAWPNGARLAISISLQFEAGAQPERGASGPFPPIDSRYPDLPTSTWYAYGYKEGLPRLLDVFDRQGVKVTSHMVGAAVDLNPALAREVVQRGHEAAAHGQTWTPQFSMTREEERASYEANIQSILRATGTRPVGFNAFWLRGTPNTLPLLQELGFLYHIDDVSRDEPFLVPVNGRPFAVIPYTLGLNDIVLFEERHFSADQFASELRHEFDALLAESATRRRMMSISMHDRIGGRPARARVLEEFIAYAKRQPGVWFARKDELARIALESPLTPREGALSAASQP; encoded by the coding sequence ATGTCCCTGTCCCGCCGTGAGTTCGTCACCCAGACCGCCGTGGCCGGCGCGGCCATCGCCGCGACCTCCGTTGCTTCCCCCCGTCCCACCCCCAGGGCCCGCAAGGCGGAGGCGTGGCCCAACGGCGCCCGGCTCGCCATCTCCATCTCCCTGCAGTTCGAGGCCGGCGCCCAGCCCGAGCGCGGCGCGAGCGGGCCCTTCCCGCCCATCGACTCGCGCTACCCCGACCTGCCCACCTCCACGTGGTACGCGTATGGCTACAAGGAGGGCCTGCCCCGGCTGCTCGACGTGTTCGACCGCCAGGGCGTCAAGGTGACGTCCCACATGGTCGGCGCCGCCGTGGACCTGAATCCCGCGCTCGCCCGCGAAGTCGTCCAGCGGGGCCACGAGGCCGCCGCGCATGGCCAGACGTGGACGCCGCAGTTCTCCATGACTCGCGAGGAGGAGCGCGCGTCCTACGAGGCCAACATCCAGAGCATCCTCCGCGCCACCGGCACCCGCCCCGTGGGCTTCAACGCCTTCTGGCTGCGCGGCACGCCGAACACGCTCCCGCTGCTCCAGGAATTGGGCTTCCTCTACCACATCGACGACGTGAGCCGGGACGAGCCCTTCCTCGTGCCCGTCAACGGCAGGCCCTTCGCCGTCATCCCCTACACGCTCGGCCTCAACGACATCGTCCTCTTCGAGGAGCGCCACTTCAGCGCGGACCAGTTCGCCAGCGAGCTGCGCCACGAGTTCGACGCCCTCCTCGCCGAGTCCGCCACCCGCCGCCGCATGATGTCCATCAGCATGCACGACCGCATCGGCGGCCGCCCCGCCCGCGCCCGGGTGCTGGAGGAGTTCATCGCCTACGCGAAGCGCCAGCCCGGCGTCTGGTTCGCGCGCAAGGACGAGCTGGCCCGCATCGCCCTGGAGAGCCCCCTCACCCCGCGCGAGGGCGCACTGTCCGCCGCTTCCCAGCCTTGA
- a CDS encoding peptidylprolyl isomerase: MSVSARLIPLALLVSAACGRAPGEGRAELDLRHTRQAGGQAVARWSGDSVTAEELARRFEEQSPALRERYLAPQARREYVESMARFELLVRDALARGLQDDPEVVEATKRALVNRLMRTQLEEAPVHVTDAELEAAYAARREDFVRPEAVRVSHVFLAAPRSDAVRVTDAKRRAEDLLARAKALPESDFAGFGALAREHSEEPRTAPLDGDLRFLSDDALAHAYGPEVAAAARALSTEGGLSGVVQTDAGLHLLKLRARRPALNLALDDVREELRVRLEGEKRSRAWAEYLARVEQGLSLSVDPDALARVPLDVAAPMRKPSGPLPGTVPAP, translated from the coding sequence ATGTCCGTGTCCGCCCGCCTCATCCCCCTCGCTCTGCTGGTGTCCGCCGCGTGCGGCCGCGCTCCCGGCGAGGGCCGCGCGGAGCTCGACCTGCGGCACACGCGGCAGGCGGGTGGGCAGGCGGTGGCCCGCTGGAGTGGCGACTCGGTGACGGCGGAGGAGCTGGCCCGGCGCTTCGAGGAGCAGAGCCCCGCCCTGCGCGAGCGCTACCTCGCCCCCCAGGCCCGGCGCGAGTACGTGGAGTCCATGGCCCGCTTCGAGTTGCTGGTGCGCGATGCGCTCGCCCGCGGGCTCCAGGATGATCCGGAGGTGGTGGAGGCCACCAAGCGCGCGCTGGTGAATCGGCTGATGCGCACGCAACTGGAAGAGGCCCCCGTCCACGTCACCGACGCGGAACTGGAGGCCGCCTACGCCGCGCGCCGCGAGGACTTCGTCCGGCCCGAGGCCGTGCGCGTCTCCCACGTCTTCCTCGCCGCGCCGCGCTCGGATGCGGTGCGTGTAACGGACGCGAAGCGGCGGGCCGAGGACCTGCTGGCACGCGCGAAGGCGCTGCCTGAAAGCGACTTCGCCGGCTTCGGCGCCCTCGCGCGAGAGCACAGCGAGGAGCCCCGCACGGCGCCGCTGGATGGTGATTTGCGCTTCCTCTCCGACGATGCCCTGGCCCACGCGTACGGGCCGGAGGTCGCCGCGGCGGCGCGGGCGCTCTCCACCGAGGGCGGCCTGAGCGGCGTGGTGCAGACGGACGCGGGCCTGCACCTCCTCAAGCTGCGCGCGCGCCGGCCCGCGCTGAACCTCGCCCTGGACGACGTGCGCGAGGAATTGCGCGTGCGACTGGAGGGCGAGAAGCGCTCCCGCGCCTGGGCGGAGTACCTGGCGCGCGTGGAGCAGGGGCTGTCCCTGTCGGTGGACCCGGACGCGCTCGCGCGGGTGCCGCTGGACGTGGCGGCCCCCATGCGCAAGCCCTCCGGCCCCCTGCCCGGCACGGTGCCCGCGCCATGA
- a CDS encoding DUF4190 domain-containing protein, with product MSTPGGARCATHPDVAAVATCARCGNFLCGDCTEVVGESPYCEPCVVLLRREARPSRVVQGALALNILGLACLPCSLAMPLPTLVAGVAGLVLGSRELRRIRRGEGAERGRTQAQVVLGLGALNVALSGLWLLWLFLPRGG from the coding sequence ATGTCCACGCCTGGCGGGGCTCGCTGCGCCACCCACCCGGACGTCGCGGCGGTGGCCACGTGCGCACGCTGCGGCAACTTCCTGTGCGGCGACTGCACGGAGGTGGTGGGCGAGTCCCCCTACTGCGAGCCCTGCGTGGTGCTGCTGCGCCGCGAGGCGCGGCCGTCTCGCGTGGTGCAGGGAGCGCTGGCGCTCAACATCCTGGGCCTGGCGTGTCTGCCGTGTTCGCTGGCGATGCCCCTGCCCACGCTGGTGGCGGGGGTGGCCGGGCTGGTGCTGGGCTCGCGCGAGCTGCGGCGCATCCGCCGGGGTGAAGGCGCCGAGCGCGGCCGCACGCAGGCGCAGGTGGTGCTGGGGCTGGGGGCGCTGAACGTGGCGCTGTCCGGCCTGTGGCTCTTGTGGCTGTTCCTGCCGCGCGGCGGCTGA
- the nudC gene encoding NAD(+) diphosphatase: MSTVPHFVPGHEPPARPRDGALLFLARGMDVVVQEQEGSVSIPTGAAFPELIADGHYLGALDGQDCYAAVLPEDFTPPDGFKKVPGRSLYRRLDDVRFAVVGRSISIAEWDLTHRFCGRCGTPTQLVPGERARRCPVDHTPFYPRIAPAIIVLVTRGDTMLLGRNATFPEPMFSTLAGFVDPGETLEQCVAREVKEEVGIEVKNIRYFGSQPWPYGRSLMVGFTAEYAGGDIQVDPKEIAEAHWFTPDNLPRIPPRISIARQLIDSFVERVKGPPASS; encoded by the coding sequence GTGAGCACCGTCCCGCACTTCGTCCCCGGCCACGAGCCGCCAGCCCGTCCCCGCGACGGCGCCCTCCTCTTCCTCGCCCGAGGCATGGATGTGGTCGTCCAGGAGCAGGAGGGCTCCGTCTCCATCCCCACCGGCGCCGCCTTCCCGGAGCTCATCGCCGACGGGCACTACCTCGGCGCCCTCGACGGGCAGGACTGCTACGCCGCCGTCCTCCCCGAGGACTTCACCCCGCCCGACGGCTTCAAGAAGGTCCCCGGCCGCTCGCTCTACCGACGCCTGGACGACGTCCGCTTCGCCGTGGTGGGCCGCTCCATCTCCATCGCCGAGTGGGACCTCACCCACCGCTTCTGCGGCCGCTGTGGCACGCCCACCCAGCTCGTCCCCGGCGAGCGCGCCCGCCGCTGCCCGGTGGACCACACGCCCTTCTACCCGCGCATCGCCCCCGCCATCATCGTCCTCGTCACCCGCGGTGACACGATGCTGCTCGGCCGCAACGCCACCTTCCCCGAGCCCATGTTCAGCACGCTCGCCGGCTTCGTGGACCCCGGCGAGACGCTGGAGCAATGCGTCGCCCGCGAGGTGAAGGAGGAGGTCGGCATCGAGGTGAAGAACATCCGCTACTTCGGCTCGCAGCCGTGGCCCTACGGGCGCTCGCTCATGGTGGGCTTCACCGCCGAGTACGCCGGGGGCGACATCCAGGTGGACCCGAAGGAAATCGCCGAGGCCCACTGGTTCACCCCCGACAACCTCCCCCGCATCCCCCCGCGCATCAGCATCGCCCGCCAGCTCATCGACTCCTTCGTGGAGCGGGTGAAGGGCCCACCCGCGTCGTCCTGA
- a CDS encoding DoxX family membrane protein, which translates to MKAEMHLSDSQLAHGVLRLVFGTNITVHGLVRVGAPGSFADALVPAFANTPLPEWSVRAFAVGLPFVELAVGLCILLGLRLRLALVAGGVVLASLTFGECLRQEWSAVGLHLSYALAYYVLLARAADARFTVDGLLRSRHAVPPISAPSRA; encoded by the coding sequence ATGAAGGCAGAGATGCATCTGAGTGACAGCCAGCTCGCGCACGGCGTGCTCCGCCTGGTGTTCGGCACCAACATCACCGTGCACGGCCTGGTGCGCGTGGGCGCGCCCGGCAGCTTCGCCGATGCGCTGGTGCCGGCCTTCGCCAACACCCCGCTGCCCGAGTGGAGCGTGCGCGCCTTCGCCGTGGGCCTTCCCTTCGTGGAGCTCGCCGTGGGCCTGTGCATCCTCCTGGGCCTGCGCCTGCGCCTCGCGCTCGTCGCCGGAGGCGTCGTCCTCGCGTCCCTCACCTTCGGCGAGTGCCTGCGCCAGGAGTGGAGCGCCGTGGGCCTGCACCTCAGCTACGCGCTCGCCTACTACGTCCTCCTCGCCCGCGCGGCCGATGCCCGCTTCACCGTCGATGGCCTGCTGCGCTCCCGCCACGCGGTGCCTCCCATCAGCGCCCCGTCCCGGGCCTGA